CGGCGCCACCGAAACGTCCGGCATCCGCGCCGTAGTAGTTGAGGTAGCGGCCCGAGATGTTGCTGATCGGCAAAACGATCAGAACGTCGGTGGTGCGGAACGCATGATCGACCACCGCTCCGTCGCCGACCATGGCGCCGAGCCGCATATAGCCCTTGATCAAGGGCGGCAGAGCGGCAAGCGCCTTCTTGGCATTGATCGCCTCGGCCGGCATCAGATCCATCGTCCGGTGCAGCTCGGGCCGTGCGCTGACGGCCCAGTCGTCGCGGGCGCGGATATTGTGGTGCAGGAAGGATAGCGCCAGCGCATGTTCGGCCGGAACGACACCGGGGAACGAACCGCAGCCGAACATCGCGTCCATGCCGTATTTGAGCGCATAGGCCCAGTTGCCCTGCCACAGGAGTTCGACTGTGCGCTTGGTCCGGTAGTCCGGCAGGACGCAGGAACGGCCGAGCTCCATGAAGCGCTTGGTCGGATGACGGGCGAGAAGCGCATCGATCGCGAATTCGGAAGACGAGTAGAAGCCGCCCGAGCGCTCAGCCACATCCTGGCGCAGCAACCGGTATGTTCCGACGATCTGATCCTCGGCGTCGCCTTCGATCGAGGTATCGAGAACCAAAAGATGGTCGCAGATCGCGTCCCAGCTGTCGACGTCGCGCTTGCGCCGATCTGCCTCTGGGCCGACCTGCGCCTTCATCTCCTCGACGAAAACCTTGTAACGCACGGCCTGAGCGGCATCGATTTCCGACGCCGTGCGGGCAAGCCGCGTCTCGAGATTGGCGATCCTGCCGAGAACGTCGGACGCCGGAGCGGCGGCTTTCTTGCCGATGCAAGCCTGAGAAGTGTCAACCACGTTCGCCGAATCCAGTAGCTCGATGGCCATCCGCGTAATCCCGAATCAAATCTGTCTGCGGGGGCTTAGACCACGTTTCTGCAACAACATAGTGACATGAACATTGCGTACAACCCCCGCTGTCCGATCAATACCGTAACCACCGCAAGAGTTACCGTTTGCGCAGCAGACGCGCGATCTCGGCGGTCAGCACCTGTGGTTCCACGGGCTTGGCGAGCACGACATCGGCACCGGCAGCAAGCAGGCGGTCGCGCATATCCTCGCGGATATCCGACGTCAGAACGATCACCGGCAGCCGCGCCAGCGCGCGCGACGCCTCGTCCGCGCGTATCTGCCGCATCATGGAAAGCCCGTCGCCACCCGGCATGTTGAGGTCGGTGACGAGAAGCTCCGGCGATGTGTTTCCGGCGGGCGCCCGTAGCGTCTCGGCGACCCCCGCGAAATCGCTGACCAGTTGAACCGCATGTCCCGAGCGCTGCAGCAGGGTGCGGATGATCAGTGCATTTATCGGGTCGTCCTCGGCCAACAGGATGCCGTGTCCCGGCCGACGGTCGGGTTCGACGACCGGCTCCTCGCGCAGGACCGGCCTGTTGTCGTTGATCGCGTCGCGCTTTTCGATGCCCTTCAGGCGGCCGAGCAGCACTTCGACCAGCGACTTTTCGCGCAAGGGCCGGATCAGCCAAGCCTCGTAGCCATCCATCTGGTTGACGGGATGACTGTTGCGCTCCTCCGGATTGATCAGATAGGTGCGGCGAACCTCCAGCCGCCCGATGGCCGGCTGCAGCGCCAGAAGCTGCTCGTACTGCTGTGCGTGTCGGTGATCGACGATCACGTCGGTGAGCGCCGCGCCGCCTGCCTGCACGTCGGCGAGAACATGCTGGGCTGCGGCAAGCGTCGTTGCGCGGTGGCAGCGCCCGCCAAGCGTCGCGATGGTTGCGGCCAGCGCCGCCGAGGCCGGGCCATCTGGGGCCATGACCAGCACATGCGATCCGGCAAGAGTGGAGCGGCGCTCCGGCGCGATCGCCTCGACCTCTGCAAGCGGCATGCGGATTTCGAAGCGGCTGCCGCGGCCGGGCGCGCTCGCAGCCGTGAGGCTGCCGCCGCAGGCCTGCATGATGCGCCTGGATATGGCGAGGCCGAGACCGGTGCCCTTGGCGCGCTGTTCGTCATTGCCGGCCTGCTCGAACTCCTCGAAGATGCGCTTCAGATCTTCGGGCGACATGCCCGGACCCGTATCGTCGATGCGGATCCGCACGCAGTCTTCGATCGTGTCGGCGCTGACGAAGACGCCGCCGACTTCCGTAAATTTGACCGCGTTGCCGATGACGTTGAAAAGCACCTGCCGCAGACGCGCGGCATCGAAAGCCATCAGCGCGGGGACGTCGACGGAAACGGTGGCGCCGATCTCGATGCCCTTCTCGTGGGCGCGGTTGGAGAGCATTTCCACGACGCTCTCGATCACGCCACGCGGATCCTGGCGGCTCGGGCGAAACTGGAAGCGACCGGCCGAAAGCGACGAGAAGTCGATAAGGTCTTCGACGAGCTGGACCAGCGCGTGGCCGGATTGCTGCATTCCGGCGAGATAGTTCTGCTGTTCGCTCGACAAACGTGTCTGGCCGAGCAGATGGCTCATGCCGAGAATGCCCGAAAGCGGCGTGCGAATTTCGTGGCTGACGGTGGCGAGCAGCCGCGATTTGGCTTGGCTCGCCTCCTCGGCCCGCCGGCGCGCCGCCTCACGCTCGCGCGCCGCCCGCGCTTCCTCGGTGACATCGCGCGCAATGCTGTGGCGCATGAGCTTGCCGCTCGCCGGATCGCGGGCGATCACGTCATGCCAATCGAAAAGGCGGATGCCTTCGGCCGCGGCGATGCGCACGAGGTAATGATTGGGCGCGGCCTTCGGCTCGAAGCTCAGGCCAAGGGCGCCGCAGGCCATGCCCCGGACATCCGACCGGCCGCAGATCTGATGGAAGACGGCATTGGCGTGGACAATCTTTCCGTCCATGCCGCGCATGATCGCAAGGTCGCCCAGCGCATCGTGAATGGTCGAAAGCAGCGCCGAGGTTTCAGAGCGGCGCCAATCCTTGTCTCGCTCCGCCTCATCGGAAACCGGCACGCTATCGAACGCGCGGATGGCTTCAACGGCGAGCAGAAGCGCACCGACCACGCCGGCCGCGGCAATCGCCGCGGCGAACAAGTGGAAGCCGGCAGTCATGCCGACGACGAGGATAAGGCCGGAAGCGACCAGGCCGAGCAGCGCCAGGGATGCGTAATTAAGCGCAGAGCGCGTACCGGAAGCCGGCTGCGCCGACACCTCACGGGACGGCGCCCCATCGAGCGGAAGCGCCGAAACCGACGCAGCGCTACCCGCCCGGGCGTCTCTCCCGAAGCCGGTTTCGATCCGCTCTAGCAGTCGTGACGGTTCGCTCATGCGTTCCGGCTAACACGACAGGCGTTCCGAATGGCTTCAAGGCTTCGATAAAATCTTACCGATCCGCCTTTTTCGCGTGCAGAAGCTCGTCAAGGATGATCGCCCCGGCCCCGATGGTGATGAAGGTATCGGCCAGATTGAAGACGGCAAAGGACCACGTCTCCGTATAGAACAGGATGTAGTCGATGACGTAGCCGAAGATCACCCGGTCGACGAGGTTGCCAAGCGCACCGGCGATGATCAGCGCGTAGCCGAAATGGGCGAAGAACCGGTCCTTCGGCGTGCGCTTCCACAGCCAGAGCACGAAGGCGCAGACGGTGAGCCGCATGCCGACGATGAACCAGCCTTCCATGCCCGACAGCATCGAGAAGGCGACGCCGTAGTTGTAGGTGCGGTAGAGCGCCAGCATTGGCACCACATGGACCGCCTGGTTGAACGGCAGGTAAAGCTCGACCAGATACTTGATCACCTGATCGGCGATGAGCGCGAGAACGATGAAGACCGCGATCGGCAGCGGCCGCGAAAACAGCACCTGCTTCTCGCTCATGCACGGGCATCCAGGGTCAGAAGGTGACGGCGCGCCTCGAACAGCATGATGCCGGTGGCGATCGCCAGGTTGAGCGAGTCGGCGCGGCCGGCCTGCGGGATGCGGGCAAGCGCACCGGCCTCGCGGGCGAGCTCCTCCGGCAGACCCGACTGCTCGTTGCCCATCAAAAGCACGACCGGCTTCGACTTGTAGTCAATGGTGCGATAGTCGACGGCACCGGCGAGATGGGTCGCGACGACCTTCACGCCGGCGGATTTCTGCCAGCGGATGAAATCCTCGACGCTGGCGCGCGCCACCGGCATCGCAAAGACCGAGCCCATCGTCGCGCGCACGGTTTCGAGCGAAAACGGATCGGTGGTCTCGCCGACGAGAATGACGCCGGAGGCACCGGCGGCATCGGCCGTGCGGATGACGGTGCCGAGGTTGCCGGGGTCACGGACGCGATCGAGCGCCACATAGGTTTCGCCGAGCTGCGGCTTCAGGTCCTTCAGCGACTGGTAGCGCTGCTCGAAGATGCCGACGACCATCTGCGGATTGTCGCGCCGGGTGATTGTCGACAGCACCTTTTCGCTGACTTCCAGCACCAGCCCGCCCTTGGCGAAGGTCTTTGCCGCCACCTGTTCGACATGCGGCTTGCCCTTGGCGGCCTTCGCATAGATCAGCGTCTTGATCTTCCAGCCGAGGTCGAGCGCGTCGATCACCAGCTTCAGGCCTTCGGCCATGAAGGAGCGCGTCTCATCGCGGTGCTTCTTCTGCGTCAGCGCGCGAATATCCTTGATGATCGGGTTGGTGAGGCTCGTGACCTCCTTCACCTGACCGACACGACCGGTGCCGTGCTCGCTTCTGTCGTTCGTCATTGCGGTACCCAGCGGCTGAAGAGTGAAGTCGAAAGCGCCCTGCCCGGCTCGCGGCCGTCAAGCCCGCCCTCGCGGATGATGAGTTCGCCCGACTCCACCCGGCCGCCGCGGCCGCGCATCGTCTCGCGCATCAGTTCATGGATCGAGTAGAAGCTCGCCCGGATCGAATAGGCCGTCAGCACCAGGCCGCGCGCCTCCGGCGACAGGATCTCGCGGCAGATGTCGAGCATCGCGGCCAGATGGTCGAAAAGCTGCCAGACCTCGCCGTTGGGCCCGCGGCCGAACTTCGGCGGGTCGGTGAGGATGATGTCGTAGCGGCTGCCGCGTCGCTCCTCGCGTTGGATGAACTTCATCGCATCGTCGCAGATCCAGCGGATCGGCAGGTTTTCGGCCCGCGCCAGCTGCTGGTTCTCGCGCGCCCAGCCGATCGCCTTCTTCGAGGCGTCCACATGGGTGACCTCGGCGCCGGCCCTGGCGGCGATCAGCGAGGCAACGCCAGTGTAGCCGAAGAGGTTCAGAACCTTCAGCGGCCGTCCGGCCGCCTCGACCTGCTCCTTCACCCAGCTCCAGTGCGCGAGCTGTTCGGGAAAGACGCCGACATGGCGGAACGAGGTGAAACGGCCGTGGAACTCCGTATTGAGAAGCTGCATCGGCCAGGTTTCGCCGAGCACGGCGCCGGGAAAGCGCCAACGGCCCATGCCGTCTTCGTCAGTGTCGCCGGTGAAGATCGCGTCGGCCTTCTCCCAGACGCTGTCGGGCAGGTTGCGCGGCCAGAGCGCCTGCGCCTCGGGGCGCACGATGCGATAGGGACCGTACTGTTCCAGCTTCTCGCCGGCACCGCTGTCGATCAGGTGGTAGCCGGAAGCGTCGGACGTTTCAAGAATGAGCGGCACGCGTTCGGCCGGCTTGTCGCCGTTTCGCCGCGCGATCACCCGCGCCGGCGTTTCCTGCGCAGGCGCATGTTTTGCTTGCTTCTCGCGCGTCTC
The nucleotide sequence above comes from Ensifer sp. PDNC004. Encoded proteins:
- the lspA gene encoding signal peptidase II, yielding MSEKQVLFSRPLPIAVFIVLALIADQVIKYLVELYLPFNQAVHVVPMLALYRTYNYGVAFSMLSGMEGWFIVGMRLTVCAFVLWLWKRTPKDRFFAHFGYALIIAGALGNLVDRVIFGYVIDYILFYTETWSFAVFNLADTFITIGAGAIILDELLHAKKADR
- a CDS encoding RNA methyltransferase — protein: MTNDRSEHGTGRVGQVKEVTSLTNPIIKDIRALTQKKHRDETRSFMAEGLKLVIDALDLGWKIKTLIYAKAAKGKPHVEQVAAKTFAKGGLVLEVSEKVLSTITRRDNPQMVVGIFEQRYQSLKDLKPQLGETYVALDRVRDPGNLGTVIRTADAAGASGVILVGETTDPFSLETVRATMGSVFAMPVARASVEDFIRWQKSAGVKVVATHLAGAVDYRTIDYKSKPVVLLMGNEQSGLPEELAREAGALARIPQAGRADSLNLAIATGIMLFEARRHLLTLDARA
- a CDS encoding ATP-binding protein, yielding MSEPSRLLERIETGFGRDARAGSAASVSALPLDGAPSREVSAQPASGTRSALNYASLALLGLVASGLILVVGMTAGFHLFAAAIAAAGVVGALLLAVEAIRAFDSVPVSDEAERDKDWRRSETSALLSTIHDALGDLAIMRGMDGKIVHANAVFHQICGRSDVRGMACGALGLSFEPKAAPNHYLVRIAAAEGIRLFDWHDVIARDPASGKLMRHSIARDVTEEARAAREREAARRRAEEASQAKSRLLATVSHEIRTPLSGILGMSHLLGQTRLSSEQQNYLAGMQQSGHALVQLVEDLIDFSSLSAGRFQFRPSRQDPRGVIESVVEMLSNRAHEKGIEIGATVSVDVPALMAFDAARLRQVLFNVIGNAVKFTEVGGVFVSADTIEDCVRIRIDDTGPGMSPEDLKRIFEEFEQAGNDEQRAKGTGLGLAISRRIMQACGGSLTAASAPGRGSRFEIRMPLAEVEAIAPERRSTLAGSHVLVMAPDGPASAALAATIATLGGRCHRATTLAAAQHVLADVQAGGAALTDVIVDHRHAQQYEQLLALQPAIGRLEVRRTYLINPEERNSHPVNQMDGYEAWLIRPLREKSLVEVLLGRLKGIEKRDAINDNRPVLREEPVVEPDRRPGHGILLAEDDPINALIIRTLLQRSGHAVQLVSDFAGVAETLRAPAGNTSPELLVTDLNMPGGDGLSMMRQIRADEASRALARLPVIVLTSDIREDMRDRLLAAGADVVLAKPVEPQVLTAEIARLLRKR
- a CDS encoding class I SAM-dependent rRNA methyltransferase, which produces MKEKDRRSKNASVTTAKGRGAEARGGGRHAEKRSAPPKGGGFKERPARPAAAQGAETREKQAKHAPAQETPARVIARRNGDKPAERVPLILETSDASGYHLIDSGAGEKLEQYGPYRIVRPEAQALWPRNLPDSVWEKADAIFTGDTDEDGMGRWRFPGAVLGETWPMQLLNTEFHGRFTSFRHVGVFPEQLAHWSWVKEQVEAAGRPLKVLNLFGYTGVASLIAARAGAEVTHVDASKKAIGWARENQQLARAENLPIRWICDDAMKFIQREERRGSRYDIILTDPPKFGRGPNGEVWQLFDHLAAMLDICREILSPEARGLVLTAYSIRASFYSIHELMRETMRGRGGRVESGELIIREGGLDGREPGRALSTSLFSRWVPQ
- a CDS encoding GNAT family N-acetyltransferase, encoding MAIELLDSANVVDTSQACIGKKAAAPASDVLGRIANLETRLARTASEIDAAQAVRYKVFVEEMKAQVGPEADRRKRDVDSWDAICDHLLVLDTSIEGDAEDQIVGTYRLLRQDVAERSGGFYSSSEFAIDALLARHPTKRFMELGRSCVLPDYRTKRTVELLWQGNWAYALKYGMDAMFGCGSFPGVVPAEHALALSFLHHNIRARDDWAVSARPELHRTMDLMPAEAINAKKALAALPPLIKGYMRLGAMVGDGAVVDHAFRTTDVLIVLPISNISGRYLNYYGADAGRFGGAAS